The Paraburkholderia acidisoli genome contains a region encoding:
- a CDS encoding glutathione peroxidase, with the protein MTSIYSFSAEPLGGGEPVSLERYAGKVLLVVNTASECGFTPQYAGLQKLYETYAARGLAVLGFPCNQFGKQEPGDAAQIGSFCEKNFGVTFPVFAKIDVNGANAHPLYRWLTGEAPGLLGLEAIKWNFTKFLVDRNGNVVKRYAPVTKPESIEADIEKLL; encoded by the coding sequence ATGACATCGATCTATTCGTTTTCGGCCGAGCCGCTGGGCGGCGGCGAGCCGGTCAGCCTCGAACGCTACGCGGGCAAGGTGCTGCTGGTCGTCAACACGGCGAGCGAATGCGGTTTCACGCCGCAGTACGCGGGCCTGCAAAAGCTCTATGAAACCTACGCCGCGCGCGGGCTCGCGGTGCTCGGCTTTCCGTGCAACCAGTTCGGCAAGCAGGAGCCCGGCGACGCCGCGCAGATCGGCAGTTTCTGCGAAAAGAACTTCGGCGTGACGTTCCCGGTGTTCGCGAAGATCGACGTGAACGGCGCGAACGCGCATCCGCTGTATCGCTGGCTCACGGGCGAGGCGCCGGGGCTCCTCGGGCTCGAAGCCATCAAGTGGAATTTCACGAAGTTTCTGGTCGACCGTAACGGCAACGTCGTGAAGCGTTATGCGCCGGTCACGAAGCCCGAGTCGATCGAGGCGGACATCGAAAAGCTGCTCTGA